Proteins from a genomic interval of Sphingopyxis sp. QXT-31:
- a CDS encoding molybdopterin-containing oxidoreductase family protein, whose protein sequence is MMPEVRRSFCRFCHANCAMLVTIDDGRVTKVQGDPDDPVFGGYTCIKGRQLAEAHHGPQRLTVSQKRADGAFADIATDGALDEIGAKLSAIIAEHGPHAVAIYAGTYSFQNSAGVGSATAFAQGLGTRNIYTSVTLDQPAKVYTTMRYGNWMGGMHSFSEADVAFFIGNNPIVSHYGPPGGLPPFSPSRRLRDALDGGLKLIVADPRESDVAALAHIHLPVRPGEDPAMLAGIIHVILSEGLYDKGFVQQYVDGLDDLTRAVADFTPAVAAARAGVEESQLVAAARMFAGGTKGVVSTGTGPEMAGNGTLTQYLVSSLNIICGRFCREGEKSSIPRVFTPVTPRRAQVAPPIALYGEGFPTSRIRGLTHLGMEMPCNVLADEMLTPGEGQVRALIVIGGNPVVAFPDQDKMTRAIDGLDLLVSIDVNADSATAKRADYILAPKMCLEREDISNLSEWWYEIPYARYTEAMIEAPEGLLEEWEMLWELAHRIGTGMPLAGGACPMDERPTKEAFLDLMVAGCSVAPSKVRSDTVDGKAVIYADLHPVVEAGDPEAPGRFDLTAGAMPDQLIAYADAAQPTPDFPWRMVSRRSRHRFNSTGQNLPALRAKRTTNPAFLHPDDLALIPCADGDTVRIRSAVGEVVAVARAAENMRPGVVSMAHAFGGPDIGPDGVHEHGASTNRLVSESVAYDPITGQSLQSAIPVSIVPA, encoded by the coding sequence ATGATGCCTGAGGTCCGCCGCAGTTTCTGCCGCTTCTGCCATGCCAATTGTGCGATGCTGGTCACCATCGACGACGGCCGCGTGACCAAGGTGCAGGGCGATCCCGACGATCCGGTATTCGGCGGTTATACGTGTATCAAGGGCCGCCAGCTCGCCGAGGCGCATCACGGGCCGCAGCGACTGACGGTGTCGCAGAAGCGCGCCGATGGCGCGTTCGCGGACATTGCGACCGACGGCGCGCTCGACGAGATCGGCGCGAAGCTGTCGGCGATCATCGCCGAGCACGGCCCGCATGCCGTCGCCATCTACGCCGGGACCTATTCGTTCCAGAACAGCGCCGGGGTGGGCAGCGCGACGGCCTTTGCGCAGGGGCTGGGGACGCGCAACATCTACACATCGGTGACGCTCGACCAGCCCGCGAAAGTCTATACGACGATGCGCTACGGCAACTGGATGGGCGGGATGCACAGCTTCTCCGAGGCCGACGTCGCCTTCTTCATCGGCAACAACCCGATCGTCTCGCACTATGGCCCGCCGGGCGGCCTGCCGCCCTTTTCACCCTCGCGCCGCCTGCGCGATGCGCTCGACGGCGGGCTGAAGCTGATCGTCGCCGACCCGCGCGAGAGCGACGTGGCGGCGCTCGCGCACATTCACCTGCCGGTGCGCCCAGGCGAAGACCCGGCAATGCTCGCCGGCATCATCCATGTCATCCTGTCCGAAGGCCTGTATGACAAGGGCTTCGTCCAGCAATATGTCGACGGCCTCGACGACCTTACCCGTGCCGTCGCCGATTTTACCCCCGCGGTCGCCGCTGCGCGCGCCGGGGTCGAGGAAAGCCAGCTCGTCGCCGCGGCGCGCATGTTCGCGGGCGGCACCAAGGGCGTCGTCTCGACCGGCACCGGGCCCGAAATGGCGGGCAACGGTACGCTCACCCAATATCTCGTCTCGTCGCTCAACATCATCTGCGGGCGCTTCTGCCGCGAGGGCGAGAAAAGCTCGATCCCGCGCGTCTTCACCCCCGTCACCCCGCGCCGCGCGCAGGTCGCGCCGCCGATAGCTCTCTATGGCGAGGGCTTCCCCACCTCGCGCATCCGCGGCCTCACCCACCTCGGCATGGAAATGCCGTGCAACGTCCTGGCCGACGAGATGCTGACGCCGGGCGAAGGCCAAGTGCGCGCGCTGATCGTGATCGGCGGCAATCCGGTGGTCGCCTTCCCCGACCAGGACAAGATGACGCGCGCGATCGACGGGCTCGACCTGCTCGTCTCGATCGACGTCAATGCCGACTCAGCCACCGCGAAACGCGCCGACTATATCCTCGCACCCAAGATGTGCCTCGAACGCGAGGACATCAGCAACCTCTCCGAATGGTGGTATGAAATCCCCTACGCCCGCTATACAGAGGCGATGATCGAAGCGCCCGAAGGGCTGCTCGAGGAGTGGGAGATGCTCTGGGAACTCGCACACCGTATCGGCACCGGCATGCCGCTCGCGGGCGGTGCCTGCCCGATGGATGAGCGGCCCACGAAAGAGGCCTTCCTCGACCTGATGGTCGCGGGCTGCTCGGTCGCGCCGAGCAAGGTGCGCAGCGACACGGTCGACGGCAAGGCGGTGATCTACGCCGACCTCCACCCGGTCGTCGAGGCGGGCGATCCCGAGGCGCCGGGGCGCTTCGACCTGACGGCTGGCGCAATGCCCGACCAGCTCATCGCCTATGCCGATGCAGCCCAGCCGACGCCGGACTTTCCCTGGCGCATGGTGTCGCGGCGCAGCCGGCACCGCTTCAACTCGACCGGGCAGAACCTCCCCGCGCTGCGCGCCAAGCGCACCACTAACCCCGCCTTCCTCCACCCCGACGATCTCGCGCTGATCCCCTGCGCCGACGGCGACACCGTCCGCATCCGCTCGGCGGTCGGCGAAGTCGTCGCGGTCGCGCGCGCGGCCGAGAATATGCGCCCCGGCGTCGTGTCGATGGCGCACGCGTTCGGCGGGCCCGACATCGGCCCCGACGGCGTCCATGAGCATGGTGCATCGACCAACCGCCTCGTCAGCGAGAGCGTCGCCTACGACCCCATCACCGGCCAGTCGCTGCAAAGCGCGATCCCGGTTTCCATCGTCCCCGCTTGA
- a CDS encoding Zn-ribbon domain-containing OB-fold protein encodes MSALAPIAPGLWTDEAEPRLIGGRRASGEIVFPVPDGDAAALVEPVPLSRKGTLWSWTTQGFEPKEPYSGPQPFQPFLIGYVELPGEVIVETRIVDADVADLAIGMPMEFAVVPFDASRSTYAFRPERQP; translated from the coding sequence GTGAGCGCGCTCGCCCCCATCGCCCCCGGCCTGTGGACCGACGAGGCCGAACCCCGGCTGATTGGCGGGCGGCGCGCCAGTGGCGAGATCGTCTTTCCGGTCCCCGATGGCGACGCCGCCGCGCTGGTCGAACCCGTCCCACTGTCGCGCAAGGGCACGCTCTGGTCATGGACGACACAGGGTTTCGAACCCAAGGAGCCCTATAGCGGCCCGCAGCCCTTCCAGCCCTTTTTGATCGGCTATGTCGAACTGCCCGGCGAAGTGATCGTCGAGACGCGCATCGTCGATGCGGACGTAGCCGACTTGGCCATCGGGATGCCGATGGAGTTTGCGGTGGTGCCTTTCGACGCCAGCCGCTCGACCTATGCCTTTCGTCCGGAGCGCCAGCCATGA
- a CDS encoding cytochrome P450 — protein MNDIAAGSFFEPQVIADPFDYYRAWMPKSPVVQLSPGMFLVLSYELCSQATGDVETFSNNFQGTLSGAMAEDGDVSAILAEGWPQVDTLLTADPPTHTRFRKLVNLAFSMKRVAAIEEDMRGVVAGLIDRMAEKGEADFVRDFGIPLPVAMIASQIGMTKDDLDKVKRWSDAFVDRLGRMIPKERELECAREVVEFQHFVKAKIDERRANRTDDLLSDLVYAEVDGERPLGDAEILSIMQQLMVAGNETTTSALAGGLLQLIENPDQMAKAVAAIDEGNERAILNLVEEVLRTESPTAGMWRIVLKDAELGGVAIPKGAMVQLRYAAANRDPAKYPDPDRFDIERTNARSHLAFGKGIHMCVGNMLSRKEMAVAYSELLKRLTNFRVADGHVPSWPPNMLLRGLTTLPITFERRT, from the coding sequence GTGAACGATATCGCCGCAGGCAGTTTTTTCGAGCCGCAGGTCATCGCGGACCCGTTCGACTATTACCGCGCATGGATGCCCAAGAGCCCCGTCGTGCAATTGTCGCCCGGCATGTTCCTCGTCCTCTCCTATGAGCTGTGTTCGCAGGCGACCGGCGACGTCGAGACCTTCTCGAACAATTTCCAGGGCACGCTGTCGGGCGCGATGGCCGAGGATGGCGACGTGTCGGCGATTCTCGCCGAGGGCTGGCCGCAGGTCGATACGCTACTGACCGCCGATCCGCCGACGCACACGCGGTTCCGCAAGCTCGTGAACCTCGCTTTCTCGATGAAGCGCGTCGCCGCGATCGAAGAGGATATGCGCGGGGTCGTCGCCGGGTTGATCGACCGCATGGCCGAAAAGGGCGAGGCCGATTTTGTCCGCGATTTCGGCATCCCCCTGCCCGTCGCGATGATCGCCAGCCAGATCGGCATGACCAAGGACGATCTGGACAAGGTCAAGCGCTGGTCCGACGCCTTCGTCGACCGGCTCGGACGGATGATCCCCAAGGAGCGCGAACTCGAATGCGCGCGCGAGGTCGTCGAATTCCAGCATTTCGTGAAAGCGAAGATCGACGAGCGCCGGGCGAACCGCACCGACGACCTGCTCTCCGACCTCGTCTATGCCGAGGTCGATGGCGAGCGCCCACTCGGGGATGCCGAAATCCTGTCGATCATGCAGCAGTTGATGGTCGCGGGGAACGAGACGACGACCTCGGCGCTCGCGGGCGGGCTGCTTCAGCTGATCGAGAACCCCGACCAGATGGCCAAGGCCGTCGCCGCGATCGACGAGGGAAACGAGCGCGCGATCCTCAACCTCGTCGAGGAAGTGCTGCGCACCGAAAGCCCGACCGCGGGTATGTGGCGCATTGTGTTGAAAGACGCCGAACTGGGCGGCGTCGCCATCCCCAAGGGCGCGATGGTGCAACTGCGCTACGCCGCCGCGAACCGCGACCCCGCCAAATATCCCGACCCCGACCGCTTCGACATCGAACGGACCAATGCGCGCAGCCATCTCGCCTTCGGCAAGGGCATCCATATGTGCGTCGGCAATATGCTGAGCCGCAAGGAAATGGCGGTCGCCTATTCGGAGTTGCTGAAGCGCCTGACCAACTTCCGCGTCGCCGACGGGCACGTACCGAGCTGGCCGCCGAACATGCTGCTGCGCGGCCTCACCACCCTGCCGATCACCTTCGAGCGCCGGACATGA
- a CDS encoding acyl-CoA dehydrogenase family protein, with product MNFDLDEDQQLTRDTIGRFLGPIDIAARHAMRKAEGGYSRARWQEIADLGLLALAAPEAMGGIGGTMVDVALVAEALGKGIAIDPWLENGVLPIRLAAAAGDTALVADLATGAQFAAVAFAEPARRYETEAVGTKTEGDHVAGAKTFVLGAPLADTLLVTVAGNKLAKIANGAAGVVRQDYPVIDGSNAATVDLHRTPADILDLPDARFQRVIGDVRMLAAAEMVGLAQTMFDDTLAYVGERQQFGAAIGSFQALQHRLVECYAALEQARSMMLRTAMLDPTTDDKNWPRIAAGAKAFVGEAATKIGLEAVQMHGGMGQTDELAIGHALKRVMLLDRFFGDQDHCLRSFARAA from the coding sequence ATGAATTTCGACCTCGACGAAGACCAGCAGCTGACGCGCGACACGATCGGCCGCTTTCTCGGCCCGATCGACATCGCCGCGCGGCATGCGATGCGCAAAGCCGAGGGCGGCTATTCGCGCGCGCGCTGGCAGGAGATTGCCGACCTCGGCCTGCTTGCGCTCGCCGCGCCCGAAGCGATGGGCGGCATCGGCGGGACGATGGTCGACGTTGCGCTCGTGGCCGAAGCGCTCGGCAAGGGCATCGCGATCGATCCTTGGCTCGAAAACGGCGTGCTGCCGATCCGGCTCGCCGCCGCTGCGGGAGATACGGCACTGGTCGCCGATCTGGCCACCGGCGCGCAGTTCGCCGCGGTCGCCTTCGCCGAACCCGCACGCCGCTATGAGACCGAAGCGGTCGGTACCAAGACCGAGGGCGATCATGTGGCCGGAGCCAAAACCTTCGTCCTCGGCGCGCCGCTCGCCGATACGCTGCTCGTCACCGTCGCCGGCAACAAGCTCGCCAAAATCGCGAACGGCGCAGCGGGCGTCGTGCGACAGGATTATCCGGTCATCGACGGCTCGAACGCCGCCACGGTAGACCTGCACCGCACTCCGGCCGACATCCTCGACCTGCCCGACGCCAGATTCCAGCGCGTGATCGGCGACGTCCGCATGCTCGCCGCCGCCGAAATGGTGGGGCTCGCACAGACGATGTTCGACGATACGCTCGCCTATGTTGGCGAACGCCAGCAGTTCGGCGCCGCGATCGGCAGCTTCCAGGCGCTCCAGCACCGCCTCGTCGAATGCTATGCCGCGCTGGAACAGGCGCGCTCGATGATGCTGCGTACCGCGATGCTCGACCCGACCACCGACGACAAGAACTGGCCGCGGATCGCCGCGGGCGCCAAGGCCTTCGTCGGCGAAGCGGCGACGAAAATAGGGCTGGAGGCGGTACAGATGCACGGCGGCATGGGCCAGACCGACGAACTGGCGATCGGCCATGCGCTGAAGCGAGTGATGCTGCTCGACAGGTTTTTCGGCGACCAGGATCATTGCCTGCGCAGCTTTGCGAGGGCGGCGTGA
- a CDS encoding NADP-dependent oxidoreductase — MPDNRRFLLVRRPNGEPAPEDFSLVTQPTPGLADGEFLIRNHYASLDPAIRGWMDDAPSYMPPIPLGDPVRASTVGIVEASRAEGFAPGQWVMGLNAIEDYSVGTVGGFTQPIDASLVPSVTNYLSVLGAVGMTAYFGYIDVCEPKPGDVVLVTGAAGAVGSLVGQIAKIKGASKVIGIAGGPEKCAKLIDRYGFDAAIDYRGKDVQALTDAIRAEAPDGVDIIFENVGGDILDAGLNNLRHGARIGLCGLISEYNSVEKVGARNIWQLIVHRASIRGLLVADYIPRFAEGAAEMAAWLQQGRLIADEHVDEGIENSFDAFMRLFAGSNQGKMILKIA; from the coding sequence ATGCCCGACAACCGCCGCTTCCTGCTCGTCCGCCGTCCGAACGGCGAACCCGCGCCGGAAGATTTCTCGCTCGTCACCCAGCCCACCCCCGGGCTCGCCGACGGCGAATTCCTGATCCGCAACCATTACGCCTCGCTCGACCCCGCGATCCGCGGCTGGATGGACGATGCGCCAAGCTATATGCCGCCGATCCCTCTCGGCGATCCGGTGCGCGCGTCGACCGTCGGGATCGTCGAGGCGAGCAGGGCGGAAGGCTTTGCGCCCGGCCAATGGGTGATGGGCCTCAACGCGATCGAGGATTATTCGGTCGGCACGGTCGGCGGCTTCACCCAGCCGATCGACGCCAGCCTCGTGCCGTCGGTGACCAACTATCTCTCGGTGCTCGGCGCGGTCGGGATGACGGCCTATTTCGGGTATATCGACGTCTGCGAACCCAAGCCCGGCGACGTCGTCCTCGTCACCGGCGCGGCGGGCGCGGTCGGCTCGCTGGTCGGGCAGATCGCGAAGATAAAAGGCGCGAGCAAGGTCATCGGCATCGCCGGAGGGCCGGAGAAATGCGCGAAGCTGATCGACCGCTACGGCTTCGACGCGGCGATCGACTATCGCGGCAAGGATGTGCAGGCGCTCACCGACGCGATCCGCGCCGAAGCGCCCGACGGAGTCGACATCATCTTCGAAAATGTCGGCGGCGACATTCTCGACGCGGGGCTCAACAATTTGCGCCACGGCGCGCGGATCGGCCTTTGCGGGTTGATCAGCGAGTATAATAGCGTCGAAAAAGTCGGCGCGCGCAACATCTGGCAGCTGATCGTCCACCGGGCCTCGATCCGCGGGCTGCTGGTGGCCGATTATATTCCGCGCTTCGCCGAGGGCGCCGCCGAAATGGCTGCATGGCTCCAGCAGGGTCGGCTGATCGCCGACGAGCATGTCGACGAGGGGATCGAGAACAGCTTCGACGCTTTCATGCGGCTTTTCGCCGGGAGCAATCAGGGCAAGATGATCCTCAAGATCGCATGA
- a CDS encoding fatty acid--CoA ligase gives MKVTAFERVADVARRNARERPDQILYHFEGRATTYADFDANSNRAANALIALSLKPDDRVAYLGKNSDLYFELLVAVAKAGGVMTPVNWRLAVPEIAWIIDNCGARILFVGPEFTELVAANRDAFPGVEHVVATEGPASGFPDYRSWRDSFPTVDPDISRGETDAVIQMYTSGTTGKPKGAVLTNGSVLRSQLDRDPALQADWERWDEDDVGLVAMPCFHIGGTGYGITVMTNGATGVITREFDPGGVLDLIGTYGISKIFMVPAAMQIIVNQPRAREVDFSRLRHIAYGASPIPLDLLRQCIDVFQCGFVQMYGMTETSGTIAALPPEDHDPAGNERMRSVGKPLRGVEMRVIDTDGNPLPPRDIGEIAIRAQANMREYWGRPEATAETIDGEGWLRTGDAGYTDEDGYFYLHDRVKDMIISGGENVYPAEVENAIYGHPAVADVAVVGVPDEKRGEAVKACVVLRDGASADAADIIGWARTRIAGYKCPKSVDFIPALPRNPSGKILRRELRAPYWEGRERQIG, from the coding sequence GTGAAGGTCACAGCATTTGAACGCGTCGCCGACGTCGCGCGGCGGAACGCGCGCGAGCGGCCCGACCAGATTCTCTATCATTTCGAAGGCCGCGCAACGACCTACGCCGACTTCGATGCGAACAGCAATCGCGCCGCCAATGCGTTGATCGCATTGAGTTTGAAGCCCGACGACCGCGTCGCCTATCTCGGCAAGAACAGCGATCTCTATTTTGAGCTGCTGGTCGCGGTCGCCAAAGCCGGCGGCGTCATGACGCCGGTCAACTGGCGCCTCGCGGTGCCCGAAATCGCGTGGATCATCGACAATTGCGGCGCCCGCATCCTGTTCGTCGGGCCGGAGTTTACGGAGCTGGTCGCCGCAAACCGCGACGCCTTTCCGGGCGTCGAGCATGTCGTCGCGACCGAGGGACCGGCCAGCGGCTTCCCCGACTACCGGAGTTGGCGCGACAGCTTCCCGACCGTCGACCCCGACATCTCGCGCGGCGAGACCGATGCGGTGATCCAGATGTACACCTCGGGCACCACCGGCAAACCCAAGGGCGCGGTGCTGACCAACGGATCGGTGCTGCGCTCGCAGCTCGACCGCGATCCCGCGCTGCAGGCCGACTGGGAGCGGTGGGACGAGGATGACGTTGGCCTGGTCGCGATGCCCTGTTTCCATATCGGCGGCACCGGATACGGCATCACCGTGATGACCAACGGCGCGACCGGCGTGATCACGCGCGAATTCGATCCCGGCGGCGTGCTCGACCTGATCGGAACCTATGGCATCTCGAAAATCTTCATGGTCCCCGCGGCAATGCAGATCATCGTCAATCAGCCCCGCGCACGCGAAGTCGATTTCTCGCGCCTCCGCCACATCGCCTATGGCGCCTCGCCGATCCCGCTCGACCTGCTGCGCCAGTGCATCGATGTGTTCCAGTGCGGCTTCGTTCAGATGTACGGGATGACCGAGACGTCGGGCACGATCGCCGCGCTGCCGCCCGAGGACCACGACCCCGCGGGCAACGAGCGGATGCGCTCGGTCGGCAAGCCATTGCGCGGGGTCGAGATGCGCGTCATCGATACCGACGGCAATCCCCTGCCCCCGCGCGACATCGGCGAGATCGCGATCCGCGCGCAGGCGAATATGCGTGAATATTGGGGGCGGCCCGAGGCAACCGCGGAGACGATCGACGGCGAAGGCTGGCTGCGCACCGGCGACGCCGGCTACACCGACGAGGACGGCTATTTCTACCTCCACGACCGGGTGAAGGACATGATCATCTCGGGCGGCGAGAATGTCTATCCGGCCGAGGTCGAGAATGCGATCTATGGTCATCCAGCCGTGGCCGACGTCGCGGTGGTCGGCGTGCCGGACGAGAAAAGGGGCGAGGCGGTGAAGGCGTGCGTCGTGCTGCGCGACGGCGCGAGCGCCGATGCTGCCGACATCATCGGTTGGGCTCGGACACGGATCGCGGGCTATAAATGCCCCAAGTCGGTCGACTTCATCCCCGCACTGCCGCGCAATCCGTCGGGCAAAATCCTGCGCCGCGAGTTGCGGGCGCCCTATTGGGAAGGGCGCGAGCGGCAGATTGGTTGA
- a CDS encoding NADP-dependent oxidoreductase codes for MPTSRQWLLNGHPRGRGIEDGDFQLVETDIGAPGDGELLLKTLYLGFDPAQKGWMENIADYVAPMAIGDVMRGSGISEVVESHHPGFAPGDLVMGSTGWTEWHVSNGEGLVKIETQLPPTAMLSVLGTTGVTAYCGLFKVGRPVAGDTVLVSGAAGATGSVVGQLAKIAGCRAVGIAGGEDKCRWLVEEAGYDAAIDYKAGNVRKQIKEHCLGGVNVIFDNVGGAILNDMLGEIATGARVAVCGGISRYEMGTLPAGPQNYFNLIFRRGSMAGFIVLDWASEFPEIRKRLEGFVLDGRLHYREDVQQGFENAPDTLKRLFSGQNRGKQLLKL; via the coding sequence ATGCCGACATCGCGCCAATGGCTGCTGAACGGACACCCGCGCGGGCGCGGGATCGAGGATGGCGATTTCCAGCTGGTCGAGACCGATATCGGCGCCCCCGGCGACGGGGAACTGCTGCTGAAGACGCTCTATCTGGGGTTCGATCCGGCGCAAAAGGGCTGGATGGAAAATATCGCCGATTATGTCGCGCCGATGGCGATCGGCGACGTGATGCGCGGCAGCGGGATCAGCGAAGTTGTCGAAAGCCATCATCCGGGTTTCGCACCGGGCGATCTTGTCATGGGATCGACGGGCTGGACCGAATGGCATGTGTCGAATGGCGAAGGGCTGGTGAAGATAGAGACGCAGTTGCCCCCGACTGCGATGCTCTCGGTACTCGGGACAACGGGGGTCACCGCCTATTGCGGGCTGTTCAAGGTCGGCCGACCGGTCGCGGGCGATACCGTGCTGGTATCGGGCGCGGCGGGAGCAACGGGGTCGGTCGTCGGCCAGCTCGCCAAGATTGCGGGATGCCGCGCGGTCGGCATCGCGGGGGGCGAGGACAAGTGCCGCTGGCTGGTCGAGGAAGCGGGCTACGATGCCGCGATCGATTACAAGGCGGGCAACGTCCGTAAACAGATCAAGGAGCATTGTCTTGGAGGAGTCAACGTGATCTTCGACAATGTCGGCGGGGCGATCCTCAACGACATGCTCGGCGAGATCGCGACCGGCGCGCGCGTCGCGGTGTGCGGAGGTATCAGCCGCTACGAGATGGGGACTTTGCCAGCCGGGCCGCAGAATTATTTCAACCTCATCTTCCGCCGCGGTTCGATGGCTGGTTTCATCGTGCTCGATTGGGCGAGCGAATTTCCCGAAATCCGCAAGCGGCTGGAGGGCTTCGTCCTCGATGGCCGGCTTCACTATCGCGAGGATGTGCAGCAGGGGTTCGAGAATGCGCCCGATACGCTCAAACGCCTGTTCAGCGGTCAGAACCGCGGCAAGCAACTTTTGAAACTTTGA
- a CDS encoding SDR family NAD(P)-dependent oxidoreductase, giving the protein MGRLAGKRAVIIGAASAGNMAQVTARLFAREGATVMVAGRRQEPLDALAAEIGGHAALCDITDKASVFALAGAAKAKMGGVDVALNASGWGLLKPLLEVTEEELASIVALQFTGVHHFLQAFIGAMLANDPTGGSIIQISSATTRAPIGNHAAYIGTKAGSEALIRCVANDFGAAGIRANIVSPAFTESPMTEGAFATPGLVDAFLPRYPLGRLNTSQDVANACLWLASDEAFVTGENLQPNGGLALRGNPQEGDIAAAVGAAMAKLQA; this is encoded by the coding sequence ATGGGCAGGCTGGCAGGGAAGCGCGCCGTCATCATCGGCGCAGCATCGGCGGGCAATATGGCGCAGGTGACCGCGCGGCTGTTCGCGCGCGAGGGCGCGACGGTGATGGTCGCGGGACGCAGGCAGGAACCGCTCGATGCGCTGGCGGCCGAGATCGGCGGCCATGCCGCGCTCTGCGATATCACCGACAAGGCTTCGGTCTTCGCGCTCGCCGGCGCGGCGAAGGCGAAGATGGGCGGTGTCGATGTCGCGTTGAACGCCAGCGGCTGGGGGCTGCTCAAGCCCTTGCTCGAGGTGACAGAGGAGGAACTCGCGAGCATCGTCGCGCTGCAATTCACCGGCGTGCATCATTTCCTCCAGGCTTTCATCGGCGCGATGCTGGCAAACGATCCGACCGGCGGCTCGATCATCCAGATTTCCTCGGCGACGACGCGCGCGCCGATCGGCAACCATGCCGCCTATATCGGCACCAAGGCAGGGTCGGAGGCGCTGATCCGCTGCGTCGCCAACGATTTCGGGGCCGCGGGGATCCGGGCGAACATCGTGTCGCCGGCGTTCACGGAGTCGCCGATGACCGAGGGTGCGTTCGCGACGCCGGGATTGGTCGACGCCTTCCTGCCGCGCTACCCGCTCGGGCGGCTCAATACCTCGCAGGACGTCGCGAACGCATGCCTGTGGCTGGCCAGCGACGAGGCGTTCGTGACCGGCGAGAATTTGCAGCCCAATGGCGGGCTAGCGCTGCGCGGCAATCCGCAAGAGGGCGATATTGCGGCGGCGGTTGGCGCCGCGATGGCGAAGTTGCAAGCCTGA
- a CDS encoding ThuA domain-containing protein, whose translation MTGPRRLLVLSGGHPYEAEPFAELLASFDGWTITHLIHPEAETAIAGGAARDADAILFYDMPGYSFGDGKTATRPPSVTYRRAITDYFGRGGGAVAMHHAIAGWAEWPEWAEMIGGRFLYDPGEAHGEAHLDSGYRHEVRYDAVVLEPDHPVTAGLPPRFPLCDELYLAPTWGAAKPLLRADHAFVRDNFYSAAQAVSGRMFSNDGWEHRPESDLIAWEKPVGAGRLVYLQPGDGPVAYADPNLRIFLSNALSHVAAA comes from the coding sequence ATGACCGGACCGCGCCGCCTTCTCGTCCTGTCGGGCGGCCATCCGTATGAAGCCGAACCCTTTGCCGAGTTGCTCGCAAGTTTCGACGGCTGGACGATCACGCATCTGATCCACCCCGAGGCCGAAACCGCGATCGCCGGCGGCGCGGCGAGGGACGCCGACGCGATCCTCTTCTACGATATGCCGGGCTACAGCTTCGGCGATGGCAAGACCGCAACCCGGCCGCCCTCCGTTACATACCGCCGCGCGATCACCGACTATTTCGGGCGCGGCGGCGGCGCGGTCGCGATGCATCATGCGATCGCCGGCTGGGCCGAATGGCCCGAATGGGCCGAGATGATCGGCGGGCGCTTCCTCTACGATCCCGGCGAGGCGCATGGCGAAGCGCATCTCGACTCGGGCTATCGGCACGAGGTGCGCTACGATGCCGTCGTGCTCGAACCCGATCACCCGGTGACCGCGGGCCTGCCGCCACGCTTCCCGCTCTGCGACGAGCTGTATCTGGCACCGACATGGGGTGCCGCCAAGCCGCTGCTCCGCGCCGATCACGCCTTCGTCCGCGACAATTTCTACTCGGCGGCGCAGGCCGTCTCCGGACGCATGTTCAGCAACGACGGCTGGGAGCACCGCCCCGAAAGCGACCTCATCGCGTGGGAAAAGCCCGTCGGCGCCGGCCGCCTCGTCTATCTCCAGCCCGGCGACGGACCTGTGGCCTATGCCGATCCGAACCTCCGCATATTCCTTTCCAACGCGCTTTCCCATGTCGCGGCCGCCTAA